One genomic segment of Calonectris borealis chromosome 18, bCalBor7.hap1.2, whole genome shotgun sequence includes these proteins:
- the RANBP1 gene encoding ran-specific GTPase-activating protein: MADTKETHEEHDTSTENADDSNHDPQFEPIVSLPEQEIKTLEEDEEELFKMRAKLFRFASENDLPEWKERGTGDVKLLKHKEKGTIRLLMRRDKTLKICANHYITPLMELKPNAGSDRAWVWNTHADFADESPKPELLAIRFLNAENAQKFKAKFEECRNEVDKRAKKAGTDKNDSADKVAEKLEELSVKEDSKESEKKETKEKTEEKQ; this comes from the exons ATGGCGGACACCAag gaaaCACATGAGGAGCACGATACTTCTACTGAAAATGCAGATGATTCTAACCATGATCCTCAGTTTGAGCCCATAGTTTCCCTTCCTGAGCAAGAAATAAAAACTCtggaagaggatgaggaagaactCTTTAAGAT GCGAGCAAAGTTATTCCGATTTGCATCTGAGAATGACCTTCCAGAATGGAAAGAACGAGGAACTGGTGATGTAAAACTCCTGAAACACAAGGAGAAGGGAACAATTCGCCTCCTCATGAGGAGGGATAAAACCTTAAAAATCTGTGCAAACCATTATA TCACACCCTTAATGGAGCTGAAGCCTAATGCTGGGAGCGACAGGGCATGGGTCTGGAACACACATGCTGACTTTGCAGATGAAAGCCCCAAGCCTGAACTTCTGGCAATCCGGTTTTTAAATGCAGAGA ATGCACAGAAATTCAAGGCAAAATTTGAAGAATGCAGGAATGAAGTAGACAAGAGAGCAAAGAAAG CAGGCACAGACAAAAATGATAGCGCTGATAAAGTTGCTGAAAAACTAGAAGAGCTTTCTGTAAAGGAAGACAGCAAAGAATCTGAGAAGaaagagaccaaggaaaaaactgaagaaaagcaatAA
- the TRMT2A gene encoding tRNA (uracil-5-)-methyltransferase homolog A isoform X2: protein MEEESDRCDPDRVAAPVPEAGDAAEVDSKAGGGGGDPAESPAACPDVYRYIKGDLFTSEIYKVEIQNLPKYIGFNDVKKFLAKYGLNPHKIKLFGKQTFAFVTFKSEEERDKAMKVLHGVLWKSRHLSVRLAKPKADPIAKKRKKEEETEQGEAKRPAPSKASGEEPLSKQIADVVTPLWNVPYEEQLAKKKQECEQVLQKLTKEIGNNNRALLPWLFLQKQKYNKLCCPVEGVKASPLQTEYRNKCEFLIGIGVNQEDKTVGCRLGKYKGGTCAVVEPFDTIHIPAIAKKVVKAFQDYIRSTPYSVYSPETYEGHWKQLTVRTSRNGHIMAIVYFNPQKLSKEELADLKISLAKYFTEGMGKSSGVTSLYFVEEGQRKSPNLEDLPLEHVAGDKYIYEELLGLKFRISPHAFFQVNTQAAEVLYTAIREWAQLSQESTVLDICCGTGTIGISLAKKVKKVIGIELCQEAVQDARVNAQINELNNIEFHCGKAEDIVPSLINVLAPQNLITIVDPPRAGLHSKVILAIRRAEHLKKLIYVSCNPRAAMNNFVDSSSLFFPCPIKPLPGPFQQSQRSILPSH from the exons ATGGAGGAGGAGAGCGATCGGTGCGACCCCGACCGCGTCGCGGCTCCTGTGCCGGAGGCTGGAGATGCGGCTGAAGTGGATAGCAAGGCCGGTGGAGGCGGGGGTGACCCCGCGGAGAGCCCCGCAGCCTGCCCCGACGTGTACAGATACATTAAGGGAGACTTGTTTACCTCCGAGATCTATAAAGTAGAAATACAAAACCTTCCCAAATACATCGGGTTTAATGATGTGAAAAAGTTCCTTGCCAAATACGGACTCAATCCTCATAAGATAAAACTTTTCGGGAAGCAGACGTTCGCGTTCGTGACGTTTAAGAgtgaggaggagagggacaaGGCCATGAAAGTCCTCCACGGGGTTTTGTGGAAGAGCCGGCACCTGAGCGTTAGGCTTGCCAAGCCGAAAGCTGACCCCattgcaaaaaaaaggaagaaagaagaggagacGGAGCAGGGAGAGGCGAAGCGGCCGGCTCCCTCCAAAGCCAGCGGAGAGGAGCCTCTGAGCAAGCAAATAGCGGATGTCGTGACCCCGCTGTGGAACGTGCCCTACGAAGAGCAGCTGGCCAAAAAGAAGCAGGAATGTGAACAAGTGCTGCAGAAGCTGACAAA GGAAATAGGAAATAACAACAGAGCTTTATTACCTTGGTTGTTCCTGCAGAAGCAGAAGTATAATAAATTGTGTTGCCCGGTAGAGGGAGTGAAAGCATCACCATTACAG ACTGAATATCGCAACAAATGTGAGTTCTTGATTGGGATTGGTGTAAATCAAGAAGACAAAACTGTGGGTTGTCGTCTTGGCAAATATAAGGGTGGTACATGTGCTGTAGTGGAGCCATTTGACACTATTCACATTCCTGCTATTGCCAAAAAAGTAGTAAAAGCTTTCCAAGACTACATAAG GTCAACTCCTTACTCGGTTTACAGCCCAGAAACCTATGAAGGCCACTGGAAACAGCTCACAGTCCGTACCAGCAGGAATGGCCACATTATGGCAATTGTTTATTTTAATCCTCAG AAATTAAGTAAAGAAGAGCTAGCTGACCTGAAAATCTCTCTGGCAAAATACTTCACAGAAGGGATGGGAAAAAGCAGCGGTGTTACTTCTCTGTACTTTGTGGAGGAAGGACAAAG GAAATCTCCCAATCTGGAAGACTTGCCTTTGGAGCACGTGGCTGGTGATAAGTACATATATGAAGAACTTCTTGGCCTAAAATTTAGAATTTCTCCTCATGCATTTTTTCAA GTAAACACACAAGCTGCAGAAGTTTTGTATACCGCCATTAGGGAGTGGGCCCAGCTGAGCCAAGAGAGCACGGTACTTGACATTTGCTGTGGTACAGGAACTATTGGGATTTCCTTGGCAAAG AAAGTAAAGAAAGTGATTGGAATTGAACTCTGCCAAGAAGCTGTGCAGGATGCCAGAGTGAACGCCCAAATTAATG aacTGAATAATATTGAATTTCATTGTGGGAAGGCTGAAGATATTGTTCCTTCCCTAATTAACGTATTAGCTCCTCAGAACCTGATTACTATTGTAGATCCGCCACGAGCAGGGCTGC ATTCCAAGGTAATTCTTGCCAttagaagagctgaacatctgaAGAAGCTTATCTATGTATCCTGCAATCCCAGAGCCGCAATGAATAACTTTGTGGA ttcttcctcccttttctttccctgtcccaTCAAGCCTTTGCCGGGCCCCTTCCAACAGAGTCAAAGGAGCATCCTTCCGTCCCATTAA
- the TRMT2A gene encoding tRNA (uracil-5-)-methyltransferase homolog A isoform X1 codes for MEEESDRCDPDRVAAPVPEAGDAAEVDSKAGGGGGDPAESPAACPDVYRYIKGDLFTSEIYKVEIQNLPKYIGFNDVKKFLAKYGLNPHKIKLFGKQTFAFVTFKSEEERDKAMKVLHGVLWKSRHLSVRLAKPKADPIAKKRKKEEETEQGEAKRPAPSKASGEEPLSKQIADVVTPLWNVPYEEQLAKKKQECEQVLQKLTKEIGNNNRALLPWLFLQKQKYNKLCCPVEGVKASPLQTEYRNKCEFLIGIGVNQEDKTVGCRLGKYKGGTCAVVEPFDTIHIPAIAKKVVKAFQDYIRSTPYSVYSPETYEGHWKQLTVRTSRNGHIMAIVYFNPQKLSKEELADLKISLAKYFTEGMGKSSGVTSLYFVEEGQRKSPNLEDLPLEHVAGDKYIYEELLGLKFRISPHAFFQVNTQAAEVLYTAIREWAQLSQESTVLDICCGTGTIGISLAKKVKKVIGIELCQEAVQDARVNAQINELNNIEFHCGKAEDIVPSLINVLAPQNLITIVDPPRAGLHSKVILAIRRAEHLKKLIYVSCNPRAAMNNFVDLCRAPSNRVKGASFRPIKAMAVDLFPQTRHCELLVLFERVDYANGSSAGATPDATQVTPAGSDSECLDGTNPSNIDVSQATSVHVDTAFEEREST; via the exons ATGGAGGAGGAGAGCGATCGGTGCGACCCCGACCGCGTCGCGGCTCCTGTGCCGGAGGCTGGAGATGCGGCTGAAGTGGATAGCAAGGCCGGTGGAGGCGGGGGTGACCCCGCGGAGAGCCCCGCAGCCTGCCCCGACGTGTACAGATACATTAAGGGAGACTTGTTTACCTCCGAGATCTATAAAGTAGAAATACAAAACCTTCCCAAATACATCGGGTTTAATGATGTGAAAAAGTTCCTTGCCAAATACGGACTCAATCCTCATAAGATAAAACTTTTCGGGAAGCAGACGTTCGCGTTCGTGACGTTTAAGAgtgaggaggagagggacaaGGCCATGAAAGTCCTCCACGGGGTTTTGTGGAAGAGCCGGCACCTGAGCGTTAGGCTTGCCAAGCCGAAAGCTGACCCCattgcaaaaaaaaggaagaaagaagaggagacGGAGCAGGGAGAGGCGAAGCGGCCGGCTCCCTCCAAAGCCAGCGGAGAGGAGCCTCTGAGCAAGCAAATAGCGGATGTCGTGACCCCGCTGTGGAACGTGCCCTACGAAGAGCAGCTGGCCAAAAAGAAGCAGGAATGTGAACAAGTGCTGCAGAAGCTGACAAA GGAAATAGGAAATAACAACAGAGCTTTATTACCTTGGTTGTTCCTGCAGAAGCAGAAGTATAATAAATTGTGTTGCCCGGTAGAGGGAGTGAAAGCATCACCATTACAG ACTGAATATCGCAACAAATGTGAGTTCTTGATTGGGATTGGTGTAAATCAAGAAGACAAAACTGTGGGTTGTCGTCTTGGCAAATATAAGGGTGGTACATGTGCTGTAGTGGAGCCATTTGACACTATTCACATTCCTGCTATTGCCAAAAAAGTAGTAAAAGCTTTCCAAGACTACATAAG GTCAACTCCTTACTCGGTTTACAGCCCAGAAACCTATGAAGGCCACTGGAAACAGCTCACAGTCCGTACCAGCAGGAATGGCCACATTATGGCAATTGTTTATTTTAATCCTCAG AAATTAAGTAAAGAAGAGCTAGCTGACCTGAAAATCTCTCTGGCAAAATACTTCACAGAAGGGATGGGAAAAAGCAGCGGTGTTACTTCTCTGTACTTTGTGGAGGAAGGACAAAG GAAATCTCCCAATCTGGAAGACTTGCCTTTGGAGCACGTGGCTGGTGATAAGTACATATATGAAGAACTTCTTGGCCTAAAATTTAGAATTTCTCCTCATGCATTTTTTCAA GTAAACACACAAGCTGCAGAAGTTTTGTATACCGCCATTAGGGAGTGGGCCCAGCTGAGCCAAGAGAGCACGGTACTTGACATTTGCTGTGGTACAGGAACTATTGGGATTTCCTTGGCAAAG AAAGTAAAGAAAGTGATTGGAATTGAACTCTGCCAAGAAGCTGTGCAGGATGCCAGAGTGAACGCCCAAATTAATG aacTGAATAATATTGAATTTCATTGTGGGAAGGCTGAAGATATTGTTCCTTCCCTAATTAACGTATTAGCTCCTCAGAACCTGATTACTATTGTAGATCCGCCACGAGCAGGGCTGC ATTCCAAGGTAATTCTTGCCAttagaagagctgaacatctgaAGAAGCTTATCTATGTATCCTGCAATCCCAGAGCCGCAATGAATAACTTTGTGGA CCTTTGCCGGGCCCCTTCCAACAGAGTCAAAGGAGCATCCTTCCGTCCCATTAAAGCGATGGCTGTGGATCTCTTCCCTCAGACCAGGCACTGTGAGTTGCTGGTATTGTTTGAAAGGGTGGACTATGCAAACGGGAGCTCTGCTGGAGCAACGCCTGACGCTACTCAAGTCACACCAGCAGGATCCGACTCGGAGTGCTTGGATGGCACCAACCCATCTAACATTGATGTGAGCCAGGCAACTTCTGTACATGTAGATACTGCTTTTGAAGAGAGGGAGTCAACTTAA
- the TRMT2A gene encoding tRNA (uracil-5-)-methyltransferase homolog A isoform X3, which yields MEEESDRCDPDRVAAPVPEAGDAAEVDSKAGGGGGDPAESPAACPDVYRYIKGDLFTSEIYKVEIQNLPKYIGFNDVKKFLAKYGLNPHKIKLFGKQTFAFVTFKSEEERDKAMKVLHGVLWKSRHLSVRLAKPKADPIAKKRKKEEETEQGEAKRPAPSKASGEEPLSKQIADVVTPLWNVPYEEQLAKKKQECEQVLQKLTKEIGNNNRALLPWLFLQKQKYNKLCCPVEGVKASPLQTEYRNKCEFLIGIGVNQEDKTVGCRLGKYKGGTCAVVEPFDTIHIPAIAKKVVKAFQDYIRSTPYSVYSPETYEGHWKQLTVRTSRNGHIMAIVYFNPQKLSKEELADLKISLAKYFTEGMGKSSGVTSLYFVEEGQRKSPNLEDLPLEHVAGDKYIYEELLGLKFRISPHAFFQVNTQAAEVLYTAIREWAQLSQESTVLDICCGTGTIGISLAKKVKKVIGIELCQEAVQDARVNAQINELNNIEFHCGKAEDIVPSLINVLAPQNLITIVDPPRAGLHSKVILAIRRAEHLKKLIYVSCNPRAAMNNFVE from the exons ATGGAGGAGGAGAGCGATCGGTGCGACCCCGACCGCGTCGCGGCTCCTGTGCCGGAGGCTGGAGATGCGGCTGAAGTGGATAGCAAGGCCGGTGGAGGCGGGGGTGACCCCGCGGAGAGCCCCGCAGCCTGCCCCGACGTGTACAGATACATTAAGGGAGACTTGTTTACCTCCGAGATCTATAAAGTAGAAATACAAAACCTTCCCAAATACATCGGGTTTAATGATGTGAAAAAGTTCCTTGCCAAATACGGACTCAATCCTCATAAGATAAAACTTTTCGGGAAGCAGACGTTCGCGTTCGTGACGTTTAAGAgtgaggaggagagggacaaGGCCATGAAAGTCCTCCACGGGGTTTTGTGGAAGAGCCGGCACCTGAGCGTTAGGCTTGCCAAGCCGAAAGCTGACCCCattgcaaaaaaaaggaagaaagaagaggagacGGAGCAGGGAGAGGCGAAGCGGCCGGCTCCCTCCAAAGCCAGCGGAGAGGAGCCTCTGAGCAAGCAAATAGCGGATGTCGTGACCCCGCTGTGGAACGTGCCCTACGAAGAGCAGCTGGCCAAAAAGAAGCAGGAATGTGAACAAGTGCTGCAGAAGCTGACAAA GGAAATAGGAAATAACAACAGAGCTTTATTACCTTGGTTGTTCCTGCAGAAGCAGAAGTATAATAAATTGTGTTGCCCGGTAGAGGGAGTGAAAGCATCACCATTACAG ACTGAATATCGCAACAAATGTGAGTTCTTGATTGGGATTGGTGTAAATCAAGAAGACAAAACTGTGGGTTGTCGTCTTGGCAAATATAAGGGTGGTACATGTGCTGTAGTGGAGCCATTTGACACTATTCACATTCCTGCTATTGCCAAAAAAGTAGTAAAAGCTTTCCAAGACTACATAAG GTCAACTCCTTACTCGGTTTACAGCCCAGAAACCTATGAAGGCCACTGGAAACAGCTCACAGTCCGTACCAGCAGGAATGGCCACATTATGGCAATTGTTTATTTTAATCCTCAG AAATTAAGTAAAGAAGAGCTAGCTGACCTGAAAATCTCTCTGGCAAAATACTTCACAGAAGGGATGGGAAAAAGCAGCGGTGTTACTTCTCTGTACTTTGTGGAGGAAGGACAAAG GAAATCTCCCAATCTGGAAGACTTGCCTTTGGAGCACGTGGCTGGTGATAAGTACATATATGAAGAACTTCTTGGCCTAAAATTTAGAATTTCTCCTCATGCATTTTTTCAA GTAAACACACAAGCTGCAGAAGTTTTGTATACCGCCATTAGGGAGTGGGCCCAGCTGAGCCAAGAGAGCACGGTACTTGACATTTGCTGTGGTACAGGAACTATTGGGATTTCCTTGGCAAAG AAAGTAAAGAAAGTGATTGGAATTGAACTCTGCCAAGAAGCTGTGCAGGATGCCAGAGTGAACGCCCAAATTAATG aacTGAATAATATTGAATTTCATTGTGGGAAGGCTGAAGATATTGTTCCTTCCCTAATTAACGTATTAGCTCCTCAGAACCTGATTACTATTGTAGATCCGCCACGAGCAGGGCTGC ATTCCAAGGTAATTCTTGCCAttagaagagctgaacatctgaAGAAGCTTATCTATGTATCCTGCAATCCCAGAGCCGCAATGAATAACTTTGTGGAGTGA